The Vigna angularis cultivar LongXiaoDou No.4 chromosome 6, ASM1680809v1, whole genome shotgun sequence genome contains the following window.
GCAGACAaagtttctctctttcttacaattgttaaactttaataattaacatttgGGCATCACTTCTACCATTTGCATTCCCATTCCCGTAAGCTTTATCATCCAACAactattcatcatcttctaCCCCAAAACACTATTCATCATCCTCTTCCCAAAACACTATTCATCTAAACCAAGTTTCATGGTATTTGGAAGACAGCGGCGGAAGACTTCTAATTTCAATCAGGTTTGTTTATTTCAATTAGTTTAAGATGTAAAATTCCTATAGTTCATCATTTCTTAGGAAAAGCCCATGAATCAAATTTCTTCATTCCAGGAGAATCATAAATCTAGTAACCTAGTGCTCTGATACCACATGTAAGTTTTATTAGTTTCTCTACTATCATTAGTTCTAGGATCTTAAGAATTTATGATTCTCACTAGATCAAACATAATTAGGATAAGAAATTTTACTAACCTTGATCCATGctaattgattcttgatttcctTGCTCTAGATCTTCAACTCCTTACCCAATCTATCCCTTGATGCAACCTTAATTCTCTCAAGACTTTCTTGATGGTTTTCTAATAGAAGAGAGAGTTTCTTGCTTTCATGAAAATTGTGTGTGTAAGGTCTCGAAAATTTAAACCAcctccacctgtcaaatcacgtCATTAATGCTCTAAAATCCTGTccagaaattttattaagaaacgcACCCATACCCTCTCGTTCTGAACACCAATTAATGCACCCTCGCCACACGTGcagtgccattaaaacgcactcacactcatTCTGCATGCAgctgccaagtgtcactttggaacattcgaaaacgttagtggaatccaagtggcagcaggcgaatggacgttcgtcctacgtgGGAAGAGAAATTGCTTTTCTGGAAAACACTCtcccacttctctgcatgcttcATCTTCTCTGAACCTTTGCTTTCCaaattctctgccttctctctagaacctccatcttctctctaccataacttaccttcttcttctccgatccaatTTTAGAGACCGTAGAAGCAATCCAGACGTCataagctttccatcaaaccgaacaagttcaagttttgaattCTGGTAAGTTCGTCCCTTAGCTGTTCATTATTAGGGTTCATGCAAAACCAAATCTGGTTATATGCATTCTCTTTATCTGAATCAAGTTTGATTCTGGAAATTGTTTTAGTTTGCAAGAAGTTGAGTGGTCTGAGGATAGAAGTGATAGTTGGGTGAATTCGGGATTTCgcgttaggacgttcgttcactactgatccaggtaagggaagcttattaagtttaaCTCATGTGTATGTGTTGTACTGTATGAAGTATGTGAAATTATGAAGTATGAAATCTGTATGATTAATCTTTGATGTATGATCTGGATGATGAGATGATATGTGAAATGtatgaaatgtgctatgatatgCGTAGTTAAATGCATGAaggtttatactgaaaaatgagttactgtaattgagactggaaatatgaaatgctaagaaaatgaacgttcgttatcgaacggtctttgaccgttcggtattttgcACTTTACTTGAaaacagaattctttcatttggaaagaatactgagctaggacgaacgccctcttatattggtcttacgtttgagcgttcggccaaacgtaggtgCACTGAGAGTTATGCGAGAAAGTGAGAAGCTTAGAAAAATACCATCTTATATACTTAGTCATTCCTAAATAATTCCCTTCACTATGAATATCTTATacattttccctttttattaatattccgcctcagcgatgggtctcgacccagaGCGTTCGTTAtgggtagtgctcggtcttataccgaacgctcgtccttaccCTTGAATTCCCAACgtatgaaaatagcgttcgtccaaacagtaaataaatattcattaccgcgttcggtcattgactggcggttaatatcttttataaattcgCATCCGTTATCAATATCAAAAGGTCTTGCGATGTCTTTACTCATTTGGATTCGATCTAAagtcttttaatttaaattattctaagtatcagCTGAATCGCTCTAGAGTCAGTCCATTTAATTGATTCAAGCGgtcaaaacgttcgtccttggaAAGACGTTCGTTTTCCTTCTTTCAGAAACGAGTGTCTCTCGGTATCatattaacgttcgtcctcattatgaagggggctgaacgctcgtctttttatgaaagtggaactaagaatgaaaatgtgatttagaGGGAATTATATAATGTGCGAAccgtatatgagatgaaattatgattttggaatttgaacgagcgttccaaggagggacgtctctatgatttgaatatgagaagttgtgtagtatgaccatggtaaatctgctgatggcagttcatcctgatgttccgtgagtgctcgttctcaagtagaggggagtaggtcatgtgtgggaacggcaggaggtcctagtcctaatgagtactttggactgatagggctaacctcgggtggcagctgttgaatGTTTACAGTTatcacatcacccgggtgcacgaacgcctgtagatacatggattcatacagtccggacggtctgtcttatgagagttAGAACTGAGTATATGTGttgtgatatttttataaatgttaaaatgcTATGTGTATGaattacttgtgaattaaattcaataagcttaccctgtgttatttccttgtgttgtcgttcgtccatgaacgttcgtcttgtctatgcaatgatcatccgtgtggatgtgagcagacggagaggcgttgcttgaagaagcgctggaagaagaaaatttggaggacgccaatctggtcgaagtagaggttaaagccgagccctagagcgctcgttagttGTAGCTTTTATTTCCTGCTagcttttggacgttcggttaaagtttgtaaaatcgttcgtctttaaactttgaaatactgCTGTATGGTATTTTATCTCTGTATGTAAGcacgttcggttttggaattTCGTgattagtgtaagactgcaatgttttaactgttaattgtaattaattctaaattatggtaattactatattttgggatgttacagtgtGCATCAGGGACAGAACCCTTCAACCATTCTTATACAACTTCCATCAAGTTGTAATTGCCATTAAGTCcctcaaatatattaaatcacattttaacccttatttattttcacatgaGTCACTTAATTGTTAGGTAATTTTAACACAAACCTCATATTCTTTTAGGGCTTCTCTTCCATTTCGccttttcctttgttttcaccgattaaaatcCATTTTCCACCTTTTCCATCGATTAAACACCATTCTACCGATTGATTCTTCGCTTAGCGCCATTCTCACCGTTCAATCTCCATTTCacaccgattaatcggttcattttatGTTTTCCCCCTTTTCTAGGGTTCCAACGGTCCATCATTTATCCTTCCCCTCAGGTTTCAACCGCCGTCGTTGAACCCTACAACAGCGTCCTCTCCACCCACTCCCTCTTGGAGCATACCGACGTGGTTGTCCTGTTGGACAATGAAGCCATCTACGACATCTGTAGGAGATCCCTCGACATCGAGAGACCCACTTACACCAACCTGAACCGCCTCATCTCTCAGATAATTTCTTCCTTGACCACCTCCCTCAGGTTCGATGGCGCCATCAATGTCGACATCACTGAGTTCCAGACCAACCTTGTGCCTTACTATCGCATCCATTTCATGCCCTCGTCCTATGCTCCGGTTATTTCTGCTGTCAAGGCCTACCATGAGCAATTGTCCGTGCCCGAGATCACCAATGTCGTGTTTGAGCCTGCCAGCATGATGGCCAAGTGTGATCCCAGACACG
Protein-coding sequences here:
- the LOC108319213 gene encoding tubulin alpha-2 chain-like — protein: MGLDPERFQRSIIYPSPQVSTAVVEPYNSVLSTHSLLEHTDVVVLLDNEAIYDICRRSLDIERPTYTNLNRLISQIISSLTTSLRFDGAINVDITEFQTNLVPYYRIHFMPSSYAPVISAVKAYHEQLSVPEITNVVFEPASMMAKCDPRHGKYMACCLMYRGDVVPKDVNAVIATIKTKRTVQFVD